In Sphingomonas sp. LR60, the following are encoded in one genomic region:
- a CDS encoding TorF family putative porin, whose amino-acid sequence MYFYRFVIAAAFCAVPATVEAQAAPEDQPAVAVSGSATIASDYRFRGVSQSDRNMAVQGGITIAHESGVYVGTWASNLAGWGTFGGANMELDLIAGYKAKLNDAATLDVGLTWYMYPGGAAKTDFAEPYVKLSGTTGPATLTAGAAYAPKQQAIGKWYATGADATAGTYTSPGSKDDNLYLWGDGAVAVAGTPVTAKAHIGHSWGQDGLGPNATAVSPTGAYWDWSVGADVTFDKLTLNVSYVDTDITRRASRYLQPSFSEGQDGTGSIAGGTVVASLTAAF is encoded by the coding sequence ATGTATTTCTATCGTTTTGTGATCGCGGCAGCTTTTTGCGCAGTGCCGGCGACGGTCGAGGCGCAGGCGGCGCCGGAGGATCAGCCGGCGGTGGCGGTGAGCGGGTCGGCGACGATCGCATCCGACTATCGCTTTCGCGGGGTATCGCAGTCCGACCGGAACATGGCGGTGCAGGGCGGGATCACGATCGCGCACGAAAGCGGCGTCTATGTCGGCACCTGGGCATCGAACCTGGCCGGCTGGGGCACGTTCGGCGGCGCGAATATGGAGCTGGACCTGATCGCGGGGTACAAGGCGAAGCTCAACGACGCCGCAACGCTCGACGTCGGGCTCACCTGGTACATGTATCCGGGCGGTGCCGCGAAGACCGACTTCGCCGAACCCTATGTCAAGCTGAGCGGTACGACCGGTCCGGCGACGTTGACCGCCGGCGCGGCCTATGCGCCCAAGCAGCAGGCGATCGGCAAATGGTATGCGACCGGCGCCGATGCCACAGCGGGCACCTACACCAGCCCCGGCAGCAAGGACGACAATCTGTACCTGTGGGGCGACGGTGCGGTCGCGGTCGCGGGGACGCCGGTTACCGCCAAGGCGCATATCGGACATAGCTGGGGACAGGACGGGCTGGGGCCGAACGCCACCGCGGTGTCGCCGACCGGCGCCTATTGGGACTGGTCGGTGGGTGCGGACGTCACCTTCGACAAGCTGACCCTGAACGTCAGCTACGTCGACACCGACATCACGCGCCGCGCCTCCCGCTACCTGCAACCCAGCTTCAGCGAGGGGCAGGACGGGACCGGATCGATCGCGGGCGGCACCGTCGTCGCCTCGCTGACCGCTGCCTTCTGA
- a CDS encoding isovaleryl-CoA dehydrogenase, which produces MDLDFGLGEMADTIRETVRRFAADRIAPIAAQVDAEDRFARELWPEMGALGLHGITVEEADGGLGLGYLEHVIACEEVSRASAAIGLSYGAHSNLCVNQIRRWGSAEQKAKYLPKLVSGEHVGSLAMSEAGAGSDVVSMKLRATKVDGGWRLNGTKFWITNAAYADTLVVYAKTDVEAGSKGITAFLIEKGFDGFSIGQKIDKLGMRGSPTAELVFDDCFVADAQVMGPLNGGVKVLMSGLDYERVVLSGIQLGIMQACIDTVLPYVRERKQFGRAIGEFQLMQAKVADMYVALNSARAYVYAVAKACDAGRTTRFDAAGCILLASESAVKVAGEAIQALGGAGYTKDWPVERYWRDAKLLDIGAGTNEVRRMLIGRELIGHDAPRAQ; this is translated from the coding sequence ATGGACCTCGATTTCGGTCTGGGCGAGATGGCGGACACGATCCGCGAGACGGTGCGACGCTTCGCGGCCGATCGGATCGCGCCGATCGCGGCGCAGGTCGATGCCGAGGATCGCTTTGCGCGCGAGTTGTGGCCGGAGATGGGCGCGCTGGGGCTGCACGGCATCACCGTCGAGGAGGCCGATGGCGGGCTGGGGCTCGGCTATCTGGAGCATGTGATTGCGTGCGAGGAGGTCAGCCGCGCCTCGGCGGCGATCGGGCTCAGCTATGGCGCGCATTCCAACCTGTGCGTCAACCAGATCCGCCGCTGGGGCTCGGCCGAGCAGAAGGCCAAGTATCTGCCGAAGCTGGTCTCGGGCGAGCATGTCGGCAGCCTGGCGATGTCCGAGGCTGGTGCGGGATCGGACGTCGTGTCGATGAAGCTGCGCGCGACCAAGGTCGATGGCGGGTGGCGGCTGAACGGCACCAAGTTCTGGATCACCAATGCGGCCTATGCCGATACCCTGGTCGTCTATGCCAAAACCGATGTGGAGGCGGGGTCGAAGGGGATTACCGCGTTCCTGATCGAAAAGGGCTTCGACGGGTTTTCGATCGGGCAGAAGATCGACAAGCTGGGGATGCGCGGATCGCCGACCGCCGAACTGGTGTTCGACGATTGCTTCGTCGCGGATGCGCAGGTGATGGGGCCGCTGAACGGCGGGGTGAAGGTGTTGATGTCGGGGCTCGATTACGAGCGTGTCGTGCTGTCGGGTATCCAGCTGGGCATCATGCAGGCGTGTATCGACACGGTGCTGCCCTATGTTCGCGAACGCAAGCAGTTCGGGCGGGCGATCGGCGAGTTCCAGCTGATGCAGGCGAAGGTCGCCGACATGTATGTCGCGCTCAATTCGGCGCGGGCCTATGTCTATGCGGTGGCGAAGGCGTGCGACGCGGGGCGGACGACGCGCTTCGATGCGGCGGGGTGCATCCTGCTCGCCTCCGAAAGCGCGGTGAAGGTGGCAGGCGAGGCGATCCAGGCGCTGGGCGGCGCGGGCTATACCAAGGACTGGCCGGTCGAGCGTTATTGGCGCGACGCCAAGTTGCTCGATATCGGCGCGGGGACCAACGAAGTGCGACGGATGCTGATCGGGCGCGAGCTGATCGGGCACGACGCGCCGAGGGCGCAATGA
- a CDS encoding UvrB/UvrC motif-containing protein has translation MDQGESRAATLHGLQARMEAAAAALDYEEARRLRDVIGLLRNGATIEEAAAADGLTRQQPGAMGLGTSRQQVVPPEGWKPPRKPDPMTRGKW, from the coding sequence ATGGATCAAGGCGAGTCTCGAGCAGCGACGCTCCATGGGTTGCAAGCGCGGATGGAGGCGGCTGCGGCGGCGCTCGATTACGAGGAAGCGCGGCGGTTGCGCGACGTGATCGGCTTGTTGCGGAATGGCGCGACGATCGAGGAAGCGGCGGCGGCGGATGGGCTCACGCGCCAGCAGCCGGGTGCGATGGGGTTGGGGACGAGCCGCCAGCAGGTGGTGCCGCCAGAGGGGTGGAAGCCGCCGCGGAAGCCGGACCCGATGACGCGGGGAAAGTGGTAG
- a CDS encoding LysR family transcriptional regulator: protein MIDRYHLRYFLAVVDTGNFSRAAAACNVTQPTLSVGIARLEASLGRTLFNRTNRRVALTEAGAGLLAHARAIESGFAAAERAVTGSASAPLLRVGVLTTIPRHWIERWLATRTCERVELVEGNERDLRARLARGRIDAALTILRDGDDRSAGQHLLTEGYALAIGATHPLAARASLRAEEIAHEPMIVRRHCEMLSETSRFFTARGVRPFFPARTTSDDRALSHVRARLGITVMPESFQADGVARVPLEDFDASRDVGLVFAAHLPADAALIAGLREALP from the coding sequence ATGATCGACCGCTATCACTTGCGCTATTTCCTCGCGGTGGTCGACACCGGCAATTTCTCGCGCGCCGCCGCCGCGTGCAACGTCACGCAACCCACGCTGTCGGTCGGCATCGCCCGGCTGGAGGCGTCGCTCGGCCGCACGCTGTTCAACCGCACCAACCGCCGTGTCGCGCTGACCGAGGCGGGTGCCGGCCTGCTCGCCCACGCGCGCGCGATCGAGAGCGGGTTCGCCGCCGCCGAGCGCGCGGTGACCGGCTCCGCATCCGCCCCACTGCTGCGGGTCGGCGTGCTGACCACGATCCCGCGCCACTGGATCGAGCGCTGGCTGGCGACGCGCACCTGCGAGCGCGTCGAACTGGTCGAGGGCAACGAACGCGACCTGCGTGCCCGGCTCGCGCGCGGACGGATCGACGCCGCGCTGACGATCCTGCGCGACGGCGACGATCGCAGTGCCGGGCAGCATCTGCTCACCGAGGGCTATGCGCTGGCGATCGGCGCGACGCATCCGCTCGCCGCGCGCGCATCGCTGCGCGCCGAGGAGATCGCGCACGAACCGATGATCGTCCGCCGCCATTGCGAGATGCTGTCGGAGACAAGCCGCTTCTTCACCGCACGCGGCGTCCGTCCGTTCTTCCCGGCGCGCACGACCAGCGACGATCGCGCCCTGTCGCACGTCCGTGCGCGGTTGGGCATCACGGTGATGCCGGAGAGCTTCCAAGCCGACGGCGTCGCGCGCGTGCCGCTGGAAGATTTCGACGCGAGCCGCGACGTCGGACTGGTCTTCGCCGCACACCTGCCCGCCGACGCCGCCTTGATCGCCGGCTTGCGAGAAGCGCTGCCCTAA
- the kdpB gene encoding potassium-transporting ATPase subunit KdpB — protein sequence MAKQTKSLFTADLVLPAISASFLKLNPAQLVRNPVMFVTAAVAALMTVLLVIGHDGLGTGFKVQLVIWLWLTVLFGTFAEALAEGRGKAQAASLRAAKAELTAKRLKRDGRDYDDVPASQLKIGDVVLVETGDLIPSDGEVIAGVASVNEAAITGESAPVIREAGGDRSAVTAGTRVISDEIRVKVTVEPGKGFLDRMIALVEGAERQKTPNEIALTLLLVGLTIIFLIAVATIPGFASYAGGSIPVAILAALLITLIPTTIAALLSAIGIAGMDRLVRFNVLAKSGRAVEAAGDIDVLLLDKTGTITIGDRQASEFRAVGGASVAELAEAALLASLADETPEGRSIVVLAREAFHVTTARLPDDAEVIPFTAQTRISGVKTGGALIQKGAVDSILRANEGSGATAAATELRRITDEIARAGGTPLAVARDGRLLGAIFLKDVVKAGIRERFGELRTMGIRTVMITGDNPLTAAAIAAEAGVDDFLAQATPEDKLALIRKEQQGGKLVAMCGDGTNDAPALAQADVGVAMNTGTQAAREAGNMVDLDSDPTKLIEVVGLGKQLLMTRGALTTFSVANDVAKYFAIIPAMFVALYPGLGVLNVMGLASPQSAILSAIIFNAIIIPLLVPLALKGVAYRPMAAGPLLARNLAVYGLGGLLAPFVGIKIIDVVVGGLGLA from the coding sequence ATGGCCAAGCAGACCAAAAGCCTCTTCACCGCCGACCTCGTCCTGCCGGCGATCTCGGCATCGTTCCTCAAGCTCAACCCGGCGCAGCTGGTGCGCAATCCGGTGATGTTCGTCACCGCCGCGGTCGCGGCGTTGATGACCGTGTTGCTGGTCATCGGTCACGATGGGCTCGGCACCGGCTTCAAGGTGCAGCTCGTCATCTGGCTGTGGCTGACGGTGCTGTTCGGCACCTTCGCCGAGGCGCTGGCGGAAGGGCGCGGCAAGGCGCAGGCCGCGTCGTTGCGCGCCGCCAAGGCCGAGCTGACCGCCAAGCGGCTAAAGCGCGACGGGCGCGACTATGACGACGTGCCCGCCAGCCAGCTGAAGATCGGCGACGTGGTGCTGGTGGAGACGGGCGACCTGATCCCGTCCGACGGCGAAGTGATCGCAGGCGTCGCCTCGGTCAACGAAGCCGCGATCACCGGCGAGAGCGCACCGGTGATCCGCGAGGCGGGCGGCGATCGCTCGGCGGTGACGGCGGGGACGCGCGTCATCTCCGACGAGATCCGCGTCAAGGTGACCGTCGAGCCCGGCAAGGGCTTCCTCGACCGCATGATCGCGCTGGTCGAGGGCGCCGAGCGGCAGAAGACGCCGAACGAGATCGCGCTGACGCTGTTGCTGGTCGGGTTGACGATCATCTTCCTGATCGCGGTCGCGACGATCCCCGGCTTCGCCAGCTATGCCGGGGGCAGCATCCCGGTGGCGATCCTGGCGGCGTTGCTCATCACGCTGATCCCGACCACGATCGCCGCCCTGCTGTCGGCGATCGGGATCGCGGGGATGGACCGGCTGGTGCGGTTCAACGTGCTCGCCAAGTCCGGACGCGCGGTCGAGGCGGCAGGCGATATCGACGTGCTGTTGCTCGACAAGACCGGGACGATCACGATCGGCGACCGGCAGGCGTCGGAGTTCCGCGCGGTCGGCGGCGCGAGCGTGGCCGAGCTGGCCGAGGCGGCATTGCTCGCCAGCCTTGCCGACGAGACGCCCGAAGGACGCTCGATCGTGGTGCTGGCGCGCGAGGCGTTCCACGTCACGACCGCAAGGCTGCCCGACGATGCCGAGGTGATCCCGTTCACCGCGCAGACGCGCATCTCGGGCGTGAAGACCGGCGGCGCGCTGATCCAGAAGGGTGCGGTCGATTCGATCCTGCGCGCCAACGAAGGCAGCGGTGCGACCGCGGCGGCGACCGAGTTGCGGCGGATCACCGACGAGATCGCGCGGGCGGGTGGCACCCCGCTGGCGGTGGCGCGCGACGGGCGGTTGCTGGGCGCGATCTTCCTGAAGGACGTGGTCAAGGCGGGCATCCGCGAGCGCTTCGGCGAGCTGCGGACGATGGGGATCCGTACGGTGATGATCACCGGCGACAACCCGCTGACCGCCGCGGCGATCGCCGCCGAGGCGGGGGTCGACGACTTCCTCGCGCAGGCGACGCCCGAGGACAAGCTGGCGCTGATCCGCAAGGAGCAACAGGGCGGCAAGCTGGTCGCGATGTGCGGCGACGGCACCAACGACGCGCCGGCGCTGGCGCAGGCCGATGTCGGCGTGGCGATGAACACCGGCACGCAGGCGGCGCGCGAGGCGGGCAATATGGTCGACCTCGACAGCGATCCGACGAAGCTGATCGAGGTGGTCGGGCTCGGCAAGCAGTTGCTGATGACGCGCGGGGCGCTGACGACCTTCTCGGTCGCCAATGACGTCGCCAAATATTTCGCGATCATCCCGGCGATGTTCGTCGCGCTCTATCCGGGGCTGGGCGTGCTGAACGTGATGGGGCTGGCGTCGCCGCAATCGGCGATCCTGAGCGCGATCATCTTCAACGCGATCATCATTCCGTTGCTGGTGCCGCTGGCGCTGAAGGGGGTGGCGTATCGGCCGATGGCGGCCGGGCCGCTGCTGGCGCGCAACTTGGCGGTCTATGGTCTGGGCGGGCTGCTCGCGCCGTTCGTGGGGATCAAGATCATCGATGTGGTCGTCGGCGGCCTGGGGCTGGCGTGA
- the kdpF gene encoding K(+)-transporting ATPase subunit F yields the protein MTLDLWLAALTAAGLLIYLVAVLIRPERF from the coding sequence ATGACCCTCGATCTCTGGCTCGCCGCGCTGACCGCGGCCGGGCTGCTCATCTATCTGGTGGCGGTGCTGATCCGCCCCGAACGCTTCTAG
- the kdpC gene encoding potassium-transporting ATPase subunit KdpC: MNTDIKTAVRPAIVMTILFAILLGLVYPVAMTGLGQMIFPAQANGSLVRDASGRVIGSTVVGQAFVAGRYFQTRPSAAGKGYDGLASSGSNLGPTSKALVERVTQDVATRRGEGVTGDMPADLVTASGSGLDPDLSPAAALAQAPRVARVRGLPVDLVRALVTAQTETSLLGDAHVNVLALNRALDATAR; this comes from the coding sequence ATGAATACCGATATCAAAACCGCTGTGCGGCCCGCGATCGTCATGACGATCCTGTTCGCGATCTTGCTCGGTCTGGTCTATCCTGTCGCGATGACAGGCTTGGGTCAGATGATCTTCCCCGCGCAGGCGAACGGCAGCCTCGTCCGCGACGCGTCGGGGCGCGTGATCGGCTCGACGGTCGTCGGGCAGGCGTTCGTCGCCGGGCGCTATTTTCAGACGCGGCCTTCGGCGGCGGGCAAGGGCTATGACGGGCTGGCCTCGTCGGGGTCGAACCTCGGGCCGACCAGCAAGGCGCTGGTCGAGCGCGTGACGCAGGACGTCGCGACGCGGCGCGGCGAGGGGGTGACGGGCGACATGCCCGCCGATCTGGTCACCGCGAGTGGGTCGGGGCTCGATCCCGATCTGTCGCCTGCGGCCGCTTTGGCGCAGGCGCCGCGGGTCGCGCGGGTGCGGGGCCTGCCGGTCGATCTCGTGCGTGCGCTGGTGACGGCGCAGACCGAGACGTCGCTGCTCGGCGACGCGCACGTCAACGTGCTGGCGCTCAACCGCGCGCTGGACGCCACCGCGCGCTGA
- a CDS encoding response regulator transcription factor → MPAKVLIVDDEPAIRRLLRNTLSRAGYEVVEAGNAKDALQQAAAEHPAAILLDLGLPDRDGLSLIPLLHAGGEVVILVVSARDAVDEKVAALDLGADDFVGKPFDTEELLARLRVALRHRGPAVEVQKSVTRGDLDIDLDRRIVRRDGAEVHLTRKEHDVLAMLVRHIGRIVTHDKLLDACWGGDEDARIEYLRIVIRNLRQKLEAPAPVGSVIANELGVGYRLRSDGAI, encoded by the coding sequence ATGCCCGCCAAGGTCCTGATCGTCGACGACGAGCCCGCGATCCGGCGGTTGCTGCGCAATACGCTGTCGCGCGCGGGCTATGAGGTGGTCGAGGCGGGGAACGCGAAGGACGCGTTGCAGCAGGCGGCGGCCGAGCATCCGGCGGCGATCCTGCTCGACCTCGGGCTGCCCGACCGCGACGGGCTGAGCCTGATCCCGTTGCTTCATGCGGGTGGCGAGGTGGTGATCCTCGTCGTCTCGGCACGCGACGCGGTCGACGAGAAGGTCGCTGCGCTCGACCTCGGCGCGGATGATTTCGTCGGCAAGCCGTTCGACACCGAGGAATTGCTGGCGCGGCTCCGTGTGGCGCTGCGGCATCGCGGCCCGGCGGTCGAGGTGCAGAAGAGCGTGACGCGTGGCGATCTCGACATCGATCTCGACCGACGGATCGTGCGACGCGATGGCGCTGAAGTGCATCTGACCCGCAAGGAGCATGATGTGCTGGCGATGCTGGTCCGGCACATCGGCCGGATCGTCACGCACGACAAGCTGCTCGATGCCTGTTGGGGCGGGGACGAGGATGCGCGGATCGAATATCTGCGCATCGTGATCCGCAACCTGCGGCAGAAGCTGGAGGCGCCCGCGCCGGTCGGTAGCGTGATCGCGAACGAGCTGGGGGTCGGCTATCGGTTGCGGAGCGACGGCGCGATTTGA
- a CDS encoding sensor histidine kinase KdpD, which yields MPPNGDARPDPDALLRAAAQEGRGRLKIFLGAAPGVGKTYEMLSEGKARRRDGVDVVVGIVETHGRAETEALTRGQEIVARRAVNHDGHLLHEMDLDAVLARAPRLVLVDELAHTNAPGSRHPKRYQDVEELLAAGIDVYSTVNIQHVESLNDIVASFTRVRVRETVPDSVLEAAEIEVVDIPPDELIERLKAGKVYLPQEATRALGHFFSRSNLSALRELALRRAAQAVDARMLDDVRALGLGGTWAGSDRIVVAISELPGSDVLVRAGKRIADGLRGPWTALFVETPRAAHFTDAQHARVAAAMTLATQLGAAVATVPATHVVEGIQGFLADARATQLVLGKSPRSRWFELRHGSVVDRLVRDTPDVTVHVLPVAAGAGRTERGKRRPARWGAPSGYAVTSAMVAGVTAAGSALVHVIDLGNVALLYLLPVMTAASLYGLRTGLFAGLASTLAYNFFFLPPVGTLSINNPENVMSVVVLLGIAFATSQLTARVRAQADLAAASARTNATLAGFLRQIAAVNDADQAARMICDDVRRLLDVHVVLLGAAADGPLEVLAASDPGYRLDAMDNAAANWAFDTGSPAGKGSGTLTASEWLFQPLKAGARTLGVLGVANDGGTNPVRADQLPLLSSLLDQSALVLERLRLQAEMRDLDVVRTRDRLRAALLSSVSHDLRTPLTAVIAAADQLDHGATPELIGTIKSESARLNRFVANLLDMARVEAGAIRLNVEAIDLSDAVTGAAHDARRALEGHGMRLDVPPDLPLVRADPQLLHHCLLNLLDNAGRYGEPGSEIVIEGRHRFGELRLVVLDHGPGLPPGREAEVFETFTRLEGSDRAIGGTGLGLAIVKAFAEAMGMMVEASNRGDGGGAAFTLVFPAASIVRDAEMEGRS from the coding sequence ATGCCGCCCAACGGCGACGCCCGGCCCGATCCCGACGCCCTGCTGCGCGCCGCCGCGCAGGAAGGGCGCGGGCGGCTGAAGATCTTCCTCGGCGCGGCGCCGGGCGTCGGCAAGACCTATGAGATGCTGTCCGAGGGCAAGGCGCGGCGGCGCGACGGGGTGGACGTGGTCGTCGGCATCGTCGAGACGCACGGCCGCGCCGAAACCGAGGCGCTGACGCGCGGGCAGGAGATCGTCGCGCGCCGGGCGGTGAACCACGACGGGCATCTGCTGCACGAGATGGACCTCGACGCGGTGCTGGCGCGCGCGCCGCGGCTGGTGCTGGTTGACGAGCTGGCGCACACCAATGCGCCGGGCAGCCGGCATCCGAAGCGCTATCAGGATGTCGAGGAACTGCTCGCCGCCGGGATCGACGTCTATTCGACGGTCAACATCCAGCATGTCGAGAGCCTCAACGACATCGTCGCCAGCTTCACGCGGGTGCGGGTGCGCGAGACGGTGCCCGACAGTGTCCTGGAGGCGGCCGAGATCGAGGTCGTCGATATCCCGCCGGACGAACTGATCGAGCGGTTGAAGGCGGGCAAGGTCTATCTGCCGCAGGAGGCGACGCGCGCGCTGGGGCATTTCTTCTCGCGCTCGAACCTGTCGGCGTTGCGCGAGCTGGCGCTGCGGCGCGCGGCGCAGGCGGTCGATGCGCGGATGCTGGATGACGTGCGCGCGCTCGGGCTCGGCGGGACCTGGGCGGGGAGCGACCGGATCGTCGTGGCGATCAGCGAGCTGCCGGGCAGCGACGTGCTGGTGCGCGCGGGCAAGCGGATCGCCGACGGACTGCGGGGGCCGTGGACCGCGCTGTTCGTCGAGACGCCGCGCGCCGCGCACTTCACCGACGCACAGCACGCGCGGGTGGCGGCGGCGATGACGCTGGCGACGCAGCTGGGCGCGGCGGTCGCCACCGTGCCCGCGACGCATGTGGTGGAGGGGATACAAGGCTTCCTCGCGGATGCGCGCGCGACCCAATTGGTGCTCGGCAAGTCGCCGCGGTCCCGCTGGTTCGAGTTGCGGCACGGGTCGGTGGTCGATCGGCTGGTGCGCGACACGCCCGACGTGACGGTGCACGTCCTGCCGGTCGCGGCGGGCGCGGGGCGGACCGAGCGCGGCAAGCGGCGGCCGGCGCGATGGGGGGCACCGTCGGGCTATGCGGTGACGAGCGCGATGGTCGCTGGGGTGACGGCGGCCGGAAGCGCGCTGGTCCATGTCATCGACCTCGGCAACGTCGCCTTGCTCTATCTGCTGCCGGTGATGACGGCGGCGAGCCTCTACGGGCTGCGCACCGGATTGTTCGCGGGGCTCGCCTCCACGCTGGCCTATAATTTCTTCTTCCTGCCGCCGGTGGGGACGCTGAGCATCAACAATCCCGAGAACGTCATGTCGGTGGTGGTCCTGCTCGGCATCGCGTTCGCCACCAGCCAGTTGACCGCGCGGGTGCGGGCGCAGGCCGATCTCGCCGCCGCCAGCGCGCGCACCAACGCGACGCTCGCGGGGTTCCTGCGCCAGATCGCGGCGGTCAACGACGCCGATCAGGCGGCGCGGATGATCTGCGACGACGTGCGGCGATTGCTCGACGTGCATGTCGTGCTGCTGGGTGCGGCGGCGGATGGGCCGCTGGAGGTGCTGGCGGCGAGCGATCCCGGTTATCGGCTGGACGCGATGGACAATGCCGCCGCCAATTGGGCGTTCGACACCGGCAGCCCGGCGGGCAAGGGATCGGGGACGCTGACCGCCTCCGAATGGCTGTTCCAGCCGCTCAAGGCCGGCGCGCGCACGCTGGGGGTGCTGGGGGTGGCGAACGACGGGGGCACCAATCCAGTGCGCGCCGATCAATTGCCGCTGCTCAGCAGCCTGCTCGACCAGTCGGCGCTGGTGCTGGAGCGATTGCGGTTGCAGGCGGAGATGCGCGATCTGGACGTGGTGCGGACGCGCGACCGGCTGCGCGCGGCACTGCTGTCGTCGGTCAGCCACGACCTGCGCACGCCGCTGACCGCGGTGATCGCCGCCGCCGACCAGCTCGACCATGGCGCGACGCCGGAACTGATCGGCACCATCAAAAGCGAATCGGCGCGGCTCAATCGCTTCGTGGCGAACCTGCTCGACATGGCGCGGGTCGAGGCGGGTGCGATCCGGCTGAACGTCGAGGCGATCGACCTGAGCGATGCGGTGACCGGCGCGGCGCATGACGCGCGTCGCGCGCTGGAGGGACATGGCATGCGGCTCGACGTGCCGCCCGACCTGCCGCTGGTGCGCGCCGACCCGCAATTGCTCCACCATTGCCTGCTCAACCTGCTCGACAATGCCGGACGCTACGGCGAGCCGGGCAGCGAGATCGTCATCGAGGGACGGCACCGGTTCGGGGAGTTGCGGCTTGTCGTGCTCGATCACGGGCCGGGCCTGCCGCCGGGGCGGGAGGCGGAGGTGTTCGAGACCTTCACGCGGCTGGAGGGTTCGGACCGCGCGATCGGCGGCACCGGGCTGGGGCTGGCGATCGTCAAGGCGTTTGCGGAGGCAATGGGGATGATGGTCGAGGCGAGCAATCGTGGCGACGGGGGCGGGGCGGCGTTCACCCTGGTCTTTCCGGCGGCGTCGATCGTGCGCGATGCCGAGATGGAAGGTCGATCCTGA